The DNA window TACGCAGATGTAAGTAAGAAGTACATTAAAGGAAGCGAATATCATGACAATGGCATAAATACCCTTAGGATATGGCTGATCTCGAAAGACGAGAACTCATCCTTCAACTTCTTTGCTTCACTATACAAAATTGATATGTTCTTGTTTCTAACCTTCCATCTTTGCTCCAGCTGTTTGCATAAATAAAGCAATAAGCTTTGCGCccttaaagaaaataaaaccaCTTTGCATAACCGCAGACATACTACCTGCATGCAGACAAGCTTTGAGTCGCCTAAAAtcttaatatttgtatatcCATTCTTAAGGGCACATTTCATTCCCAATATTACTGCTCTATACTCCGCAACATTGTTCGTCACAGTGCCCAAACCTTCCCGTACCCGACAAATCTATATTAACTTAAACAGTTAGAACAGGGAAAAAcgaattttttttagtaaataatatacAAGACTCTAGATTATGTACCAAACTTCCATCAGCATTACGTAGAATAGCTCCTGCACCAGCAGGTCCTGGATTTCCTTTTGAAGCACCATCAAAATGAAGAATGCATGATGACGTCTGCTATGAAATAGAagaaatttaatgttaatttaaaaaataaaaaaataaaactccaACTAGCATGGACAAGAAAGAAGTAAAATAACCCTGTTTGAGAAGCATACATTTAATCTCAAGTCAACAAGAAAAGACAATCCCATATGACATATTTCAtagatatgaatgaaatatgAACAATTCTTCACTTAAAGGCAAAATAATCATTTCCTCATAGGATGATTCCAAATTGATCCAACTTCAGCTAAATATCAATCAATCTCTAAAACAATCCCAGACGAGAGTCAGTCTTTGTATCAGTTTCTTTTAATCCTCTTACACTGCAACATTTGAGATATATGCAATGTAATTGGCTGTACTCATTTCTGCTATCATCGTAACCTTCTGGTTTACTTCTTTaccaaataaaaactaaaaattcaacatattttttacatCTATATAAGTGAATAAAATCCATCAAAAGTTTGACACTCACAACAGCAGCTTCTTTTGGTACTTCAAGCATCATTTCTGTCGATGTGATGTTAGTTATTGTTTCATCAACTTTGGTTGGACTTGGATCCTGAAAGGAATCATGCATAATTTTAATGGCACTCAACAGTGTTGCACAAATTCTTCAAGACTTACAGCCCTTACATAATCTTGCAAAAGTGATGTTTGAGAAAATCTGAAAGAATGACTTGGTGTTTGTTGCACACTTAGAcaaactaattataataaaatcatttttagcACGTAAATGACTCACCTGTATAGTGCAAGGTAGAAGAGGACCAAGAATATCATCTTTGAAGTCGGCTGCATTGATAGAGTAAAGAGCATTCCTAAGCCCGCGAGAGAGAAGGTATTCCTCAGCTTCCTTGGACATACTAACTCCTTTGAATACACTCACAGGAGGATCAATTACCTATATCAGGAAAACCCCGAGTTTCAAGTTTCATTATCTATGAAGCTTATCAAAATTGCATTAATAATAAAAGGGAGCAAAATGACATTACCGAAGATCCTATTTGAGGTTGAATATCATTGAAATTTTTGTATACACCAATAATATCACCTTTCCTCACAACAAAGAAGGaatccttctcttcttcttcttccttttcaacGGCGGATGATGAAAGAACTAATTTCACTGAAGGAgactttttctcttttcttttgcAGGAGTAATATTGAACACGAAAGGTGGTGAATGGGAACTCAACATTTCCAGCTCTAATTCCAATACGCCCAAAGTTTCTTTTCCATGAAGGaaaagaaagatgaagaatCGAACTTTTAGCAATGCCGTGGCCTGCCCGTGAAAGTATTTGTGAGGAAAAAGCCTGGAAAATTGAATTCATTTTTAAAGGGATTTGGGCGAAATCTTCAATTCGTGCTGATGTCTGACCGGTGAAGTCAGTCTGGTTATGTTCCTGAGATTGGTGTCCTTAATTAGGGCATTCCCTTTCCGAGGATCCAATAAGAAAACATATTGTAGTAATTGCGAGGTGAAATCAGTTGAATTGATAAGAGGATCAAGAGAGAATTAGTTACCTCTATAGCGAATTCCTACTGGATTAGGTTAAGATAGAAGTGGTTTTGTTGGGGCTGCCGGAAGGAATCGACATGAGCGTGAGGCAGAGTGCTGCCCTGCTTCCCATTCGATTTTGCGGCGGCGACGGCGGTATCCTCATCGATGATGAATTTTGTTAAGGTATAGgattacaaatttttatttttattttcttatttataaaaaaaagctcaaacttatattaaaaaatggaaaatggatttaaacaataaaataataataataataaaattttaaatgttaataagATCGAAAAATGATCGTACTCTCTTTTTTTGGATTTAAGCGAACGTTAGCATAACATGAAACTTTTGAGACGACcgtatcaatattttttttttcaaacacacatatatttctttcttttcagaTCGTCTTCGACATGATGAGGGAATTGAATTCTAATTGTCCACGATGTCGTTGCTAGAACTTCATTCAATCTATTTGACCCATAAGTCGGCGACATTTGTTGGTATATCTCATTGAAAATGGAGAAAGTTCTGTAAAAGAGTTCACATGCTTTTGGTAAGGTCgcaatgaataaaaatttaccAATAGATTTTTCACTCTTTAAACAAATGTTGCTTCTACTATTAagataaaaactttatttttcagttttttagATATGAAGACTCCTTCATTGATAGTTTTccaatcaaaaaaataaaaattttaataataaaaattaattattttcacacattttttcaAGGAAACCGGGATGAAGTCTTTTAGATGACGCGGGATAATTGTAGCTAGTTTTAAAATTGGAAGAGACGGttagaaaaaaattgatgtCAATCTTTATATCAATCGAAATTAGGTAAGAGCATCCATGAGAAGAGTCCGTCTCTTCGATGTAAAATcgttatttaaaagaattctcCAAACAGTTTGTGTGAGATGAAAATAGTCGATCACTTTACCTTCCTTTTTAATAGAGATCTCAAAAATGTCTCAAAAATAGTCTGACAATTTTCCAATGGGTATCACGGATCATtgcaaaaatcaaattttttacattaattaatgtaaaaaatgaGAATGGGTGAAGCTTCTCCCATATTTTAATGATACAACCATAGAGGTTTATACTCATAAactttttcctaaaaaaaaacattcattcGTTATCTCGAAATCTATATTTggctattattttttttccagaGACTTgtattaagaaatatttattctatttttctaataaactaacaaaacaaacatttcattattttttaagggTTATTCTCAATTCTATACAAAATAATGCATTATGagttgaattaattattttatttaaaatttactgtaaataataacatattttaaaatttaatttcgaGTCTCTTCTCAATTTATGGctgaaattaaaaattcatacataTTCTTCTTTCACAAGCTACACATGTGTGAGATTAAAAAGAACTTAAAACACTATGTATTCATAAGCATTAACTATGattcaatttgaaaaatattattaaccataGTATGCTATTGATTTAGCTTCCGACATAATATCACAAGAATAATGGGAAAacatatgaatttatatatatacttggaCCTTGGtctaaatcatattaaaatgatagagagcgaaaaattattttagaata is part of the Impatiens glandulifera chromosome 1, dImpGla2.1, whole genome shotgun sequence genome and encodes:
- the LOC124920731 gene encoding uncharacterized protein LOC124920731 isoform X1 gives rise to the protein MNSIFQAFSSQILSRAGHGIAKSSILHLSFPSWKRNFGRIGIRAGNVEFPFTTFRVQYYSCKRKEKKSPSVKLVLSSSAVEKEEEEEKDSFFVVRKGDIIGVYKNFNDIQPQIGSSVIDPPVSVFKGVSMSKEAEEYLLSRGLRNALYSINAADFKDDILGPLLPCTIQDPSPTKVDETITNITSTEMMLEVPKEAAVQTSSCILHFDGASKGNPGPAGAGAILRNADGSLICRVREGLGTVTNNVAEYRAVILGMKCALKNGYTNIKILGDSKLVCMQLEQRWKVRNKNISILYSEAKKLKDEFSSFEISHILRSFNGDADAEANLGVGLADGEIQEAVG
- the LOC124920731 gene encoding uncharacterized protein LOC124920731 isoform X2; this translates as MNSIFQAFSSQILSRAGHGIAKSSILHLSFPSWKRNFGRIGIRAGNVEFPFTTFRVQYYSCKRKEKKSPSVKLVLSSSAVEKEEEEEKDSFFVVRKGDIIGVYKNFNDIQPQIGSSVIDPPVSVFKGVSMSKEAEEYLLSRGLRNALYSINAADFKDDILGPLLPCTIQDPSPTKVDETITNITSTEMMLEVPKEAAVTSSCILHFDGASKGNPGPAGAGAILRNADGSLICRVREGLGTVTNNVAEYRAVILGMKCALKNGYTNIKILGDSKLVCMQLEQRWKVRNKNISILYSEAKKLKDEFSSFEISHILRSFNGDADAEANLGVGLADGEIQEAVG